Genomic window (Rossellomorea aquimaris):
TCGTTTCTGGTAAAGCTAAATATTCTTGTATTGCTTTTTCAATTTCTTCAGTATGTTCTTGAGAAAGTGGTTCATCCAAATCCGTTTTTATCCATACATAAGAGTGTCCTTTCTTCACATTGTACGATAGTCCTGCCAATTGATAAGTCGATTTTCCTGCCATTGCGTCATATATATCAGATGAAATAAAGGACCAACGATTATCTTGCTGACGATGTTCTAAGTTGAAAGTATCCACCTCAATACCTTTCACATCTAAATTTTGTAATTCTATTTCTTTTTCAATATCTGCAATAATTTCCTTTGACTCTTCAATATGGTCGGGCATATCAATTGTGACGATTGTTGTAGCGTCAGTTCCCTTAATTCCCGCTAACTCATACTCTGCCTCTTCGGCATATCCATAGGAAGCGAATACTTCCTTCACAATCTCCCGTACTTGGTCATAAAGTTTTTTAGAATCTTCGCCTCGCACATTATTGGGAACTTCAGGTGCTTCGATAATCTTTAATTCGTACTCGTCATACCCATTTTCATATAGATAATTTGTGATCTTAGATTCAAGGTCTTCTTTTGCTTGCTTTAATGTTGAATCCTTCAAAATGAGTGAGATTTCAATCGTGAATGGAGATGTTATTGTCCCTACAGAATTAACAGTGTATCCTTCCTTTTCGACTAATTTAAAGAGCTTAGATGTTAAATCAGGATTCTGTTGGCCATCTGACACATTAGGAGTGATAGAAATTGGTAACACTTTCGCTACAATACTTGCCATCGTCGTTGAGTAGAATGGGGATATGACAATAAAGAGCATACACGCTGCAGCTATCCAACCATATTTTTTTAAATGGCTCTTTTTATTTTTAAAGGTACTCTGCATTATTTTACTTCTAAGTTGTTCTTTCGATTTGTCTGTTATCTTTAATTGGTCTTGTAATTCCTTAAATTGATCATTTGAGTATTTCATCGATCATCCCTCCTCTACTCAATACCTTCTTCAGTTCAACTAGCGCTCTCCTTAACGTCATTTTCACTTTACTTTCTGACCAGTTTAAAACAAGAGCTGTTTCTGATGTTGAAAATTCTTTTAACTTCCTTAAAATGATGACAT
Coding sequences:
- a CDS encoding DUF4030 domain-containing protein, which codes for MKYSNDQFKELQDQLKITDKSKEQLRSKIMQSTFKNKKSHLKKYGWIAAACMLFIVISPFYSTTMASIVAKVLPISITPNVSDGQQNPDLTSKLFKLVEKEGYTVNSVGTITSPFTIEISLILKDSTLKQAKEDLESKITNYLYENGYDEYELKIIEAPEVPNNVRGEDSKKLYDQVREIVKEVFASYGYAEEAEYELAGIKGTDATTIVTIDMPDHIEESKEIIADIEKEIELQNLDVKGIEVDTFNLEHRQQDNRWSFISSDIYDAMAGKSTYQLAGLSYNVKKGHSYVWIKTDLDEPLSQEHTEEIEKAIQEYLALPETKEQIRNDEYTIQFLLKNGESFVEITS